A genomic segment from Nicotiana sylvestris chromosome 1, ASM39365v2, whole genome shotgun sequence encodes:
- the LOC104229258 gene encoding uncharacterized protein isoform X1 — MVNEMGNTNSSEAENAAVDAQQKREAAGNANGVKEENSIIPEGENKDYHEKVAALPTYDPSTAKEPHLENSEDGKTDEYKRETQLKHPFPCTGFQTPANDLVSEVTNIETHNFDQPLESVLEGKDDPRDRPCNQKGEAEGSLPHDEVLKTDPGESSSVANETVEECIISSSLEEQETIRNGRSGQKEDKTQLINSEIALADKGVVSDTDDQSVDSLVSEMAASADGSNEEKHELMSAENQVENGFSNGSDWDEIPKVESSQIDATVSLLTDIPLSTPSSSLSPAIEPEDKCAVHTPESELISNESDNAVKECDLKKTESCMQAVHEMQIDNVASSIESHPKEATEENLPGNDASTDIVMDYSIKGDDINVQPDILHYDHTPPVEMGLHPTKFFGTATNHEQESSTENGLLDKAKGGVEKSSRKEIMEKCILQLGSSKLENDVDIAYAQGRMRGFESVEDKKECNAALTEQNSCEFVITEDSGVFELKTSEKGITKIAAFPESGIAQNVQPSLEALAFSNEKCAYDQMVPNFHDETLSKAPESIGRLSLESIPDKSNNGIELRKSPSFDFGVPFHRRSLESDQTPLLCPEKIPTRSASVGSSAKLSNSLNYGSVAVEEKTIRMERSDSEAPLIGLLKNGDPKFTPETQQNHVAVMKGEELQTSQATETCLTSPKGSGKRKARPSFFSTCICCTSATHY, encoded by the exons ATGGTAAATGAGATGGGGAACACAAATTCATCAG AAGCAGAGAATGCTGCAGTTGATGCTCAACAAAAAAGAGAAGCTGCTGGCAATGCAAATGGTGTTAAAGAAGAAAACAGCATAATTCCTGAAGGTGAAAATAAAGATTATCATGAGAAAGTTGCAGCTTTGCCTACTTATGACCCTTCAACAGCTAAAGAACCTCACCTTGAGAACTCTGAAGATGGCAAAACAG ATGAATATAAGAGAGAGACACAGCTTAAGCATCCTTTTCCATGTACAGGATTTCAAACACCTGCAAATGATTTAGTGAGTGAAGTTACTAATATTGAAACACATAATTTTGATCAACCTCTGGAGTCAGTTTTGGAGGGGAAGGATGATCCTCGTGACCGACCATGTAACCAAAAAG GTGAGGCAGAAGGAAGTTTACCTCATGATGAAGTTTTAAAGACCGATCCAGGTGAATCCTCAAGTGTTGCCAATGAGACAGTAGAAGAATGCATCATATCTTCATCACTTGAGGAACAAGAAACTATAAGGAATGGAAGATCAGGCCAGAAGGAAGATAAAACTCAGTTGATCAACTCTGAAATTGCACTTGCAGATAAGGGAGTTGTTTCTGATACTGATGATCAAAGTGTCGATTCGTTGGTGAGTGAAATGGCTGCCTCAGCAGATGGATCAAATGAGGAAAAACATGAGCTTATGAGTGCTGAAAATCAGGTTGAAAATGGTTTCTCAAATGGAAGTGATTGGGATGAAATTCCTAAAGTGGAGTCCAGTCAAATCGATGCTACAGTTTCACTGTTGACAGATATTCCACTGAGTACTCCTTCGAGTTCGCTGTCACCAGCTATTGAGCCAGAAGACAAATGTGCGGTTCACACTCCAGAGAGTGAATTGATATCAAATGAATCGGATAATGCTGTAAAGGAATGTGATCTGAAGAAAACTGAGTCATGTATGCAGGCAGTGCATGAAATGCAGATTGACAACGTAGCTTCTTCGATTGAATCACACCCCAAAGAGGCTACAGAGGAAAATCTACCAGGAAACGACGCTAGTACTGATATTGTAATGGATTATTCAATTAAGGGGGATGACATAAACGTTCAACCTGATATTCTTCATTATGATCACACGCCACCAGTAGAAATGGGACTGCATCCTACCAAATTCTTTGGAACAGCTACTAATCATGAACAAGAGAGCTCAACAGAAAATGGTCTTCTTGATAAAGCAAAGGGAGGAGTTGAGAAGTCTAGTAGAAAGGAAATAATGGAGAAGTGCATATTGCAGTTGGGGTCATCAAAACTGGAAAATGATGTCGATATAGCATATGCACAAGGAAGAATGCGAGGGTTTGAGTCGGTTGAGGATAAAAAAGAATGCAATGCAGCCTTGACAGAACAGAATAGCTGTGAATTTGTTATCACTGAGGACTCTGGTGTTTTTGAACTCAAGACATCAGAAAAAGGGATAACAAAAATTGCAGCTTTTCCTGAGTCAGGAATTGCACAGAATGTTCAGCCAAGTCTTGAAGCATTAGCATTTTCCAATGAAAAATGTGCCTATGATCAAATGGTGCCAAATTTTCATGATGAAACTCTTTCCAAAGCACCAGAAAGTATTGGAAGGTTAAGCCTCGAATCGATCCCAGATAAATCAAACAATGGAATTGAGCTTCGAAAGTCGCCAAGCTTTGATTTTGGTGTCCCTTTTCATAGAAGGTCTTTAGAATCAGATCAAACTCCTCTTCTGTGTCCTGAGAAGATTCCTACAAGAAGCGCATCAGTTGGTTCCAGTGCAAAGTTGTCAAACTCACTAAACTACGGGTCAGTAGCAGTCGAAGAGAAGACTATTAGAATGGAAAGAAGTGATTCTGAAGCTCCTCTTATAGGCTTGTTGAAGAATGGTGATCCGAAGTTTACGCCTGAAACACAGCAGAACCATGTTGCTGTTATGAAAGGAGAAGAATTGCAGACTTCACAAGCAACGGAAACTTGTCTAACTTCACCAAAGGGGAGCGGAAAACGCAAGGCCAGACCATCTTTCTTCAGCACTTGCATCTGCTGCACATCAGCCACTCATTATTGA
- the LOC104229258 gene encoding uncharacterized protein isoform X2, whose product MVNEMGNTNSSEAENAAVDAQQKREAAGNANGVKEENSIIPEGENKDYHEKVAALPTYDPSTAKEPHLENSEDGKTGFQTPANDLVSEVTNIETHNFDQPLESVLEGKDDPRDRPCNQKGEAEGSLPHDEVLKTDPGESSSVANETVEECIISSSLEEQETIRNGRSGQKEDKTQLINSEIALADKGVVSDTDDQSVDSLVSEMAASADGSNEEKHELMSAENQVENGFSNGSDWDEIPKVESSQIDATVSLLTDIPLSTPSSSLSPAIEPEDKCAVHTPESELISNESDNAVKECDLKKTESCMQAVHEMQIDNVASSIESHPKEATEENLPGNDASTDIVMDYSIKGDDINVQPDILHYDHTPPVEMGLHPTKFFGTATNHEQESSTENGLLDKAKGGVEKSSRKEIMEKCILQLGSSKLENDVDIAYAQGRMRGFESVEDKKECNAALTEQNSCEFVITEDSGVFELKTSEKGITKIAAFPESGIAQNVQPSLEALAFSNEKCAYDQMVPNFHDETLSKAPESIGRLSLESIPDKSNNGIELRKSPSFDFGVPFHRRSLESDQTPLLCPEKIPTRSASVGSSAKLSNSLNYGSVAVEEKTIRMERSDSEAPLIGLLKNGDPKFTPETQQNHVAVMKGEELQTSQATETCLTSPKGSGKRKARPSFFSTCICCTSATHY is encoded by the exons ATGGTAAATGAGATGGGGAACACAAATTCATCAG AAGCAGAGAATGCTGCAGTTGATGCTCAACAAAAAAGAGAAGCTGCTGGCAATGCAAATGGTGTTAAAGAAGAAAACAGCATAATTCCTGAAGGTGAAAATAAAGATTATCATGAGAAAGTTGCAGCTTTGCCTACTTATGACCCTTCAACAGCTAAAGAACCTCACCTTGAGAACTCTGAAGATGGCAAAACAG GATTTCAAACACCTGCAAATGATTTAGTGAGTGAAGTTACTAATATTGAAACACATAATTTTGATCAACCTCTGGAGTCAGTTTTGGAGGGGAAGGATGATCCTCGTGACCGACCATGTAACCAAAAAG GTGAGGCAGAAGGAAGTTTACCTCATGATGAAGTTTTAAAGACCGATCCAGGTGAATCCTCAAGTGTTGCCAATGAGACAGTAGAAGAATGCATCATATCTTCATCACTTGAGGAACAAGAAACTATAAGGAATGGAAGATCAGGCCAGAAGGAAGATAAAACTCAGTTGATCAACTCTGAAATTGCACTTGCAGATAAGGGAGTTGTTTCTGATACTGATGATCAAAGTGTCGATTCGTTGGTGAGTGAAATGGCTGCCTCAGCAGATGGATCAAATGAGGAAAAACATGAGCTTATGAGTGCTGAAAATCAGGTTGAAAATGGTTTCTCAAATGGAAGTGATTGGGATGAAATTCCTAAAGTGGAGTCCAGTCAAATCGATGCTACAGTTTCACTGTTGACAGATATTCCACTGAGTACTCCTTCGAGTTCGCTGTCACCAGCTATTGAGCCAGAAGACAAATGTGCGGTTCACACTCCAGAGAGTGAATTGATATCAAATGAATCGGATAATGCTGTAAAGGAATGTGATCTGAAGAAAACTGAGTCATGTATGCAGGCAGTGCATGAAATGCAGATTGACAACGTAGCTTCTTCGATTGAATCACACCCCAAAGAGGCTACAGAGGAAAATCTACCAGGAAACGACGCTAGTACTGATATTGTAATGGATTATTCAATTAAGGGGGATGACATAAACGTTCAACCTGATATTCTTCATTATGATCACACGCCACCAGTAGAAATGGGACTGCATCCTACCAAATTCTTTGGAACAGCTACTAATCATGAACAAGAGAGCTCAACAGAAAATGGTCTTCTTGATAAAGCAAAGGGAGGAGTTGAGAAGTCTAGTAGAAAGGAAATAATGGAGAAGTGCATATTGCAGTTGGGGTCATCAAAACTGGAAAATGATGTCGATATAGCATATGCACAAGGAAGAATGCGAGGGTTTGAGTCGGTTGAGGATAAAAAAGAATGCAATGCAGCCTTGACAGAACAGAATAGCTGTGAATTTGTTATCACTGAGGACTCTGGTGTTTTTGAACTCAAGACATCAGAAAAAGGGATAACAAAAATTGCAGCTTTTCCTGAGTCAGGAATTGCACAGAATGTTCAGCCAAGTCTTGAAGCATTAGCATTTTCCAATGAAAAATGTGCCTATGATCAAATGGTGCCAAATTTTCATGATGAAACTCTTTCCAAAGCACCAGAAAGTATTGGAAGGTTAAGCCTCGAATCGATCCCAGATAAATCAAACAATGGAATTGAGCTTCGAAAGTCGCCAAGCTTTGATTTTGGTGTCCCTTTTCATAGAAGGTCTTTAGAATCAGATCAAACTCCTCTTCTGTGTCCTGAGAAGATTCCTACAAGAAGCGCATCAGTTGGTTCCAGTGCAAAGTTGTCAAACTCACTAAACTACGGGTCAGTAGCAGTCGAAGAGAAGACTATTAGAATGGAAAGAAGTGATTCTGAAGCTCCTCTTATAGGCTTGTTGAAGAATGGTGATCCGAAGTTTACGCCTGAAACACAGCAGAACCATGTTGCTGTTATGAAAGGAGAAGAATTGCAGACTTCACAAGCAACGGAAACTTGTCTAACTTCACCAAAGGGGAGCGGAAAACGCAAGGCCAGACCATCTTTCTTCAGCACTTGCATCTGCTGCACATCAGCCACTCATTATTGA